The genome window GGGTACGGGTTCGAATACGTTATTACCACCCTGGACAGGATAAAACTTGCTGCCTTAGAGCAAAACGATACAATCCTTCAGGTGCCCATAATAATGCCTGTATCCTTCGAAACGTGGAAGGTAAAGGAATCCGTCGCTTCAAAGGAAGATGCCCCGGAATGGGGGGACAGGGAAGAAAGAGGAATTGCTATGGAAGTGTCCACTGCGGTTGGTGTGCTGACAGCCGGTGCAAATGCTGTTATCTTGAGGCATCCAAGATCCCTCGATGTGGTAAGAGGATTTATCAATGAAATGGTCAACTAATTGTGAAGGGAGAGGTAATTATGGCTTTAACAGGTATGGATATATATAAAATGCTTCCCAAGAAAAACTGTAAAGAGTGCGGTTTTCCCACCTGTCTTGCTTTTGCAATGAAATTAGCCCAGGGGGGCATAGAAGCAGAAAAATGCCCCTATATGTCTGAGGAAGTAAAACAAAAACTTTCCGATGCCACCGCTCCACTGATGAAAACGGTTAAATTCGGATACGGTGAAAAAACCTATACCCTGGGAGGAGAAACCGTTCTTTTCAGGCATGAAAAGACTTTTGTGAACAGAAATAGATTTGCCGTAATGTTCAGCGATGTGATGTCCGAAGAAGACATCAATGGTAGGATTGAGCGCATGAACAAAGTAAGTTACGTTCGCATAAATGAGAGAATGTATGTGGAAATTGCAGCGGTGAAATGTGAAAGTGACAACAAAGAAAAATATTTGGGACTTTTGAAAAAAGTCAAGGACGAATGTAAAGATGCCGTGCCCATGATCATTAATGAAAATGCGGAAATTGCAAAAGCAGCGGTGGAAGAGGTAAAGGACTTAGGACCGATACTCTACGGTGCAAACGATCAAAACTACGAAGAGATGGTAAATATTGCAAAGCAGTATAATATTCTTTTAGGTGTTGAGGCGAACAATTTAGAAGAATTGTATAAACTGGTGGAGAAAATACATGCTCTGGGCTATAAAGAATTAATACTGGGGACAAAAGCGGTAAGCGCCAAAAAAGCCTTTGAAGATGTGGTAAACATCAGGAGGACCGCTCTAATTACCCAGGACAGGGTCTTTGGATACCCTGCAGCAGTTTTTGTAAACCGGTTATCGAAGGATAAATTCCTGCAGCTTTCCTATGCCACCGTGTTTGTGGAAAAATATGCGTCAATAATAGTCCTGGACGATATTGATTATTCTATAGCTTTACCGTTATTTGCCTTAAGGCAGAATATTTATACCGATCCGCAGAGGCCTATGAGGGTGGAACAAGGTATATACAGGATAGGACAGGCCGAGGAAAATTCACCGGTTCTCGTTACGGTGGATTTTGCCCTGACCTATTTTATAGTTTCCGGTGAGGTGGAGAGGTCAAAGGTGCCTTCATGGGTGCTGGTACCCGATGCGGGGGGATACTCCGTGCTTACAGCCTGGGCAGCAGGGAAGTTGAGCGGAAAATCGATTGCAAAAGCTGTGAAGGATTTTGGGGTAGAAGAAAAGGTAAAAACCAGGGAAATCATCATTCCCGGGAAGGTAGCGGTTTTAAAATCCGATATCGAAGATGCCCTGCCCGGCTGGAAAGTCGTTGTGGGTTCCGAAGAGGCAGCTTTGCTTCCGAAGTTCCTGAGAGATTATATCTCCAAAAGGGCGTAATCGAGTTTGACAATTCAGGAGGTGCGTATTATGGCAAGGTTTTTAACAATTGGAGAAAGGATTCATGTGATTTCGCCGGTCATCAGGAAAGCGCTTCAGGAAAGGGATCCAAAACCCATCCTGGAAAGAGCGAAGGAACAGGTATTAGCAGGGGCCCATTACCTTGATGTAAACATTGGCCCTGCTGAAAGGGATGGAGAAGAGTTAATGCAATGGGTGGTAAAAGTTTTGCAAGCAGAATTCCCAAATATTCCTCTTTGTTTGGATACTGCCAATGCTAAGGCGATAGAAGCGGGGTTAAAGGTTTACGATCCAAAACCGGGAAAGGCTATTATAAACTCTGCCGATGCAGGGTCAAGAATGGGTATGCTGGAAGTTGCGGCCGAATACGGTGCAATGGTAATAGGCCTTTGTGCTAAGGAGGGGATCCCCAGGGACAATGATGAAAGAATCACCTATTGCACTGAAATCCTGGATAGAGCTATGCAGCTCGGGCTCAACCCTGAAGATATTCTGTTTGACCCGCTTTTTGTGGTGGTAAAGGGGATGCAGGATAAACAGCAGGAAGTATTGGAAGCCGTAAGGCAAATTTCCGAAATGGGCTTAAAAACTACCGGAGGACTGAGCAATGTATCCAACGGATGCCCCAAAGAGTTGAGAGGTCTTATCGAGGCGGTATTTTGTTCGATGGCAATTCAGTGCGGATTAACTTCTGCCATTATAAATCCCTGCAACAAAATGCTTATGGATGTAATCAAAACGGCAGAAGTAATAAAAGGCTGGAATTTATACTGTGATTCTTACCTGGAACTTTAAAAGTGATTAGTGGCCTGAAGGCCAAAAATAAAATCCTTGGAGGGATTAAATTATGACATTATTTGATATCATTTTTACCGGTTCAAAACAGGCTTTAGAGGCGGCTAAAGGTGTGGTTCAAGACGCAATTTCGAAAAAGGGAGAAGAAGGCAAGGTAGCTTTCCCGGAAACAGCTTACAGCCTTCCGACCTTTTACGCAGCTACCGGGAAAAAGCTCGGTACTCTTAAAGATTTAAAGGATGCTCTTTCAATTGTAGAAAGTCTAATTGTAGAGGAGCAGAGCTTAGAGAAAGCATTAAATGCAGGACTTGCAACGGCGCTTTCTGCGGAAATAATAGAGGCTTGCAAATACGCTACCCAGGAGAAGCCCTATTCCGAGCCCTGTGCTGGCTTTATTTCCGATGCTATAATCCGCTCCCTTGGCGTTCCCCTGGTAACGGGAGATATCCCCGGAGTAGCGGTGGTCATTGGAGAAGCACCTTCTGCGGAGGAAGCGGGGAAGGTGATTAAGGGTTATCAAAATAAAGGGCTCCTGGTATTCCTGGTGGGGAAAATTATCGATCAGGCAATAGAGGCTAAGGTAAAAATGGGACTGGAACTCAGGGTTATACCCTTAGGATATGACGTCACTTCCGTAATTCACGTGGTAACGGTTGCCATAAGGGCAGCACTTATTTTCGGAAACGTCCAGCCGGGCAACTTAGGGGATTTGTTAAAATACACAAAAGAAAGGGTTCCTGCTTTTGTAAACGCTTTAGGCCCCTTGAGCGAGATCGTGGTATCTGCAGGAGCCGGAGCTATAGCCTTGGGGTTCCCGGTTATTACCGATCAGGAGGTTCAGGAAGTACCCCATTATTTAATAGTTCAAAAAGACTACGAAAAAATGGTGGCCACTTCTTTAGAAGCAAGGAATATAAAAATAAAAATAACTGAAATACCCATCCCCGTCGGTTTTGCGGCAGCCTTCGAAGGAGAAAGGGTAAGAAAGGAAGACATGTACGCCGAGTTCGGAGGAGGAAGGACTCCTGCCTGGGAGCTTGTTAGAAAAAGAGAAATGGCGGAGATTGAAGACCATAAAATTGAGGTTATAGGTCCGGACATTGACACCTTAGGGCCCGAGGGCGGTAAACTGCCTTTGGCGGTTCTGGTGGATGTAGCGGGTAGAAACATGCAGGAGGACTTCGAACCCGTCCTTGAAAGAAGGATTCATTATTTCTTGAATTACATCGAAGGTGTAATGCATATAGGTCAAAGGGATATAATGTGGCTTAGAATAAGTAAATCCTCTTATGAAGCGGGGTTAAGGCTCCATCATCTCGGCGAGGTACTATATGCAAAAATGCTTGACGAATTTGGAAGCATTGTCGACAAGGTTCAGGTGACCATCATCACCGACAGGGAACAAGTAGAAGAACTTGCGAAAGAAGTAGCAAAACCCCGATATGAAGCGAGAGACGCAAGGCTTGCGGGGTTGACCGATGAAAGCGTTGATGAATTTTATTCCTGCACCCTCTGTCAATCCTTTGCCCCCGCCCATGTATGTGTTGTAACACCTGAAAGACTTGGACTCTGCGGGGCGGTAAGCTGGCTCGATGCAAAGGCTACAAAAGAGATTAACCCCACGGGAGCCTGTCAGCCTATTGTCAAAGGCGTAGCAAGGGATGAGGTAAAAGGTATATGGGATTCCGTTAATAAAGCGGTGGAGGAATTATCTCACGGAGCAACAAAAGAAATCTGCATATATTCTTTAATGGATAACCCCATGACCTCCTGCGGATGTTTTGAATGTATATGCGGCATTATGCCCGAAGCTAATGGGGTAATTATAGTAAACAGGGAATACACAGGGATGAC of Thermovenabulum gondwanense contains these proteins:
- the acsE gene encoding carbon monoxide dehydrogenase/acetyl-CoA synthase methytransferase subunit, translating into MARFLTIGERIHVISPVIRKALQERDPKPILERAKEQVLAGAHYLDVNIGPAERDGEELMQWVVKVLQAEFPNIPLCLDTANAKAIEAGLKVYDPKPGKAIINSADAGSRMGMLEVAAEYGAMVIGLCAKEGIPRDNDERITYCTEILDRAMQLGLNPEDILFDPLFVVVKGMQDKQQEVLEAVRQISEMGLKTTGGLSNVSNGCPKELRGLIEAVFCSMAIQCGLTSAIINPCNKMLMDVIKTAEVIKGWNLYCDSYLEL
- the acsB gene encoding acetyl-CoA decarbonylase/synthase complex subunit alpha/beta; translated protein: MTLFDIIFTGSKQALEAAKGVVQDAISKKGEEGKVAFPETAYSLPTFYAATGKKLGTLKDLKDALSIVESLIVEEQSLEKALNAGLATALSAEIIEACKYATQEKPYSEPCAGFISDAIIRSLGVPLVTGDIPGVAVVIGEAPSAEEAGKVIKGYQNKGLLVFLVGKIIDQAIEAKVKMGLELRVIPLGYDVTSVIHVVTVAIRAALIFGNVQPGNLGDLLKYTKERVPAFVNALGPLSEIVVSAGAGAIALGFPVITDQEVQEVPHYLIVQKDYEKMVATSLEARNIKIKITEIPIPVGFAAAFEGERVRKEDMYAEFGGGRTPAWELVRKREMAEIEDHKIEVIGPDIDTLGPEGGKLPLAVLVDVAGRNMQEDFEPVLERRIHYFLNYIEGVMHIGQRDIMWLRISKSSYEAGLRLHHLGEVLYAKMLDEFGSIVDKVQVTIITDREQVEELAKEVAKPRYEARDARLAGLTDESVDEFYSCTLCQSFAPAHVCVVTPERLGLCGAVSWLDAKATKEINPTGACQPIVKGVARDEVKGIWDSVNKAVEELSHGATKEICIYSLMDNPMTSCGCFECICGIMPEANGVIIVNREYTGMTPLGMTFGELASTTGGGMQTPGFMGLGRQFITSKKFISAEGGILRLVWMPKELKEALREKINARGKELGYDNFADMIADETVGTDPDSVTEFLTRVGHPALTMDPIM
- the acsC gene encoding acetyl-CoA decarbonylase/synthase complex subunit gamma; the protein is MALTGMDIYKMLPKKNCKECGFPTCLAFAMKLAQGGIEAEKCPYMSEEVKQKLSDATAPLMKTVKFGYGEKTYTLGGETVLFRHEKTFVNRNRFAVMFSDVMSEEDINGRIERMNKVSYVRINERMYVEIAAVKCESDNKEKYLGLLKKVKDECKDAVPMIINENAEIAKAAVEEVKDLGPILYGANDQNYEEMVNIAKQYNILLGVEANNLEELYKLVEKIHALGYKELILGTKAVSAKKAFEDVVNIRRTALITQDRVFGYPAAVFVNRLSKDKFLQLSYATVFVEKYASIIVLDDIDYSIALPLFALRQNIYTDPQRPMRVEQGIYRIGQAEENSPVLVTVDFALTYFIVSGEVERSKVPSWVLVPDAGGYSVLTAWAAGKLSGKSIAKAVKDFGVEEKVKTREIIIPGKVAVLKSDIEDALPGWKVVVGSEEAALLPKFLRDYISKRA